One Sphingomonas kaistensis genomic window, CAGCAAGGGCGCCGCGTCGCGCCCGGCGTCGCGTTCGTCGCGGGCCTTGAGGTCGATCAGGATGTCCTCGAGATGGACGGGGAGGCCGGCAGTGGTCAGTTCGGCATGGCGGCGGCGGGCGCGTTCGTCGATCGCGGCGGTGACGAACAATTTAGCGGTGGCGTCGGGCGCGATCACCGTGCCGATGTCGCGGCCGTCGAGCACCGCGCCTTGTTCAGAGCCCGCGAATTCGCGCTGGCGTTCGAGCAGGGCGACGCGGACGGCGGGGTAGGCGCTGACGCGGCTGGCAATGCCGCCGACCATCTCGCTCTTGAGTTCGGGGTCGTCCATCAGGTTCGCGATGTCCTCGCACGCCCGCAGCGCGGCGAATTCGCTGTCGGGGTCACCGCCCCAGCGCAGCAGTGACAGCGCCACGGCACGGTAAAGCTTGCCGGTGTCGAGATGGGGCAGGCCATAGTGGCGGGCGAGACCGCGGGCGATCGTGCCCTTGCCGCTGGCGGCCGGGCCGTCCACGGCGATGACGAGGGAAGGGCTGGGCATGGGCGCGGGCTTTGACAGCCACCCCCCGCTATGGCAAGGCGCGCGCCGATCAACCGGGGCAGCCTTGCCGCCGGTCGTTTCTTCTATTGGAGACTGCAGCATGGTGAAGCCCGAGTGGGGCGCCAAGCGCACCTGCCCCAAGTGCGCGACCCGTTTTTATGATCTCGGCAAGGACGATCCCGTCACTTGCATCGAGTGCGGCACCACCTTCGTGCCCGAGCCGGTGCTGAAGTCCAAGCAGCCGATGCCGTTCGAGCAGGCCGCGGTTGCCGCGCCTGCCGGCAAGCCGGATTCCGATCTCGAAGCCGAGGATCTGGCGCTGCCGGACGAGGACGAAGAGCCCAGCGCCGACGACGAGGTCGATCTGTCGACCGGCGACGACGATCTGGGTGTCGAGCGCCAGAACGACGAGGAAGAGAATAACTGAGCCGGCGGTTCGCCGATCAGTTTTTTTCAGGAAAAGGGCGGGGCTTCGGCTCCGCCCTTTTTCGTTTGGCTCTTTCGCGGGCAAGAAAAAAGGCCGCCCTGGGCAGGCGGCCTTTTAAAAACTTGGTGGAGCCGTGGGGGATCGAACCCCAGACCTTCGCAATGCCATCGCGACGCTCTCCCAGCTGAGCTACGGCCCCGTGTGAGCGCGCCTTTACGGGCGTTCGCGGCGGCTGCCAACCCCTTTGTTGCGGGTGGGGGCCACGAAATCCGAAAAACAGAAAAGGGCACCGGTCGCCCGGTGCCCTCCTGTCTCGAATCGGTCGCAAACGAAGGCGGCGATCAGGCCGTCTTGTTGAGATTGTCGCCGACGTTGGTGAAGGTCTTGTTGAGGTTGCCGCCGATGCTGGTCAGCGCGGTAATCGCGGCCACGGCGATGAGGGCGGCGATCAGGCCGTATTCGATCGCGGTGGCGCCGTCTTCGTTGCGAAGCATGTTGGTGAAGGTGGTCATCGTAATTCTCCCCAAAGGATCAAACGACACGCCGGCCTTCCCCCTTGGAACGCAGCGCCTCGATACGCAGCATAATCGGCGCAAAAGGTTAAAAAATCCTGTCACCGAGAATTTGGCGCCGCATGGGCGCCTCGGCACGCTGCACAAACGAAGAGCCCCGCCGCCGCCTCTTGGAGAGGACGGCGACGGGGCCCGTCACACCGGTTTCAACCGGACGGCGGTTAGGCCGTCTTGTTGAGGTTGGCGCCGACGTTGGTGAAGGTCTTGTTGAGGTTGCCGCCGATGCTGGTCAGCGCGGTGATCGCGGCGACGGCGATGAGGGCGGCGATCAGGCCGTATTCAATCGCGGTGGCGCCGTCTTCGTTGTTCAGCATCTTGATGAAATTGGTCATGTCCGGTCTCCTGTTCCACTTGGTCCCCGGGGGTGGCCCCGGCACCGGCGGGCGCTCAGATCGCCCCTCGGTCGAGAGTGGTTTTAGGAGGCAAGGAGTTAAGGAGTGGTTGAACGGGCAGGTAAAAATACGTTCACCACTTTTCTGTGTTTTCACCGGCTTTCGGAGAGAAAGCTGTCGGCGGCAGCGGACAGGCGTTCGAACCAGGTCTCGATATTGTCCATTATAGGCGCGTTTTGCGGATTCGGGCCGGACGCGCGGCGCGGGGTTTTATAACCGGATGGAAGCGCCGACGCGCTGCGCCCGTCGACGCTAAGCGCCGGAGCCATGAAATTGCGCCAGATCTGCGCCGGGGTGGTCCCGCCCGATACCTTCTTGCCGAGCGATTTGTTGTCGTCGCGCCCGACCCACACGCCGACCACCAGATCGCCAGCGAAGCCGACGAACAGCGCATCGCGATTGTCCTGGCTGGTGCCGGTCTTGCCAAAGGTCGGGGTGGCGAGCGCGGCCTTGCGGCCGGTGCCTTCGTTGGCCGCGGCCCACAGGAGGTCGAGCATCGGCCGCCAATCGCGACCCTCGTCGAGGCGGCCGCCGCCGCTTCCGAACAAGGTAGCGGTGAAGTCTCGGGTCTGGGCCGCAGCGGGGCTGGGCGGGAGGCCGGTCGCTTTGATCGGATAACGCCCGCTCGCCACCGCGGCATAGGCCGACGTGAGTTCGAGCAGGCTGACCCCCGCGGTGCCGAGCGCGACGCTGGGCGAATCGGGCAGCGGGGTGGAGATGCCGAGTTCGCGCGCGGTGCGCAGGACCTGGGCGCGGCCGACCTCTTCCGACAGGCGCACGGTGGCGGCGTTGCTGGAGCGGGCAAAGGCTTGTTGCAGCGTCACCGGCCCGCGGAACACGCCATCGCTATTGGCAGGGCTCCAGCCGTCGATCGTGATCGGCTTGTCCTGGACGATCGAATCGGGGCGATAGCCCGAGCGCAGCGCGGCGAGATAGACGAACAATTTGAACGCCGACCCGGGTTGACGGCGGGCTTGCGTCGCGCGGTTGAAGGACGATTCTTTGTAGGAGCGGCCGCCGACCATCGCGACGACCCGGCCGTCGGGGCGCATCGCCACCAGCGCGGCCTGCACACCCGGGCCGAGCGCCGCATTGCCGACTGCGCGCGAGGCAAGGCGCTGGAGGTCGGCGTCGAGGGTGCTGACGACCTTCACTTCACCGAAGTCGGTTTCGAACGCGTCGGCGGCCTGCGGCGCCATCCAGTCGGCGAAATAGGTGCCGGTTGGGACCTTCTGGGTGCGGCGCACCGGGCGCGCGGGGGCGGCGAGCGCGGCGCGGGCCTGGGCCGGAGTGATCGCGCCCGTGTCGCGCATGGCGGCGAGCACCAGGGCGGCGCGTTTGCGCGCGCCGGCAAGATTGCGGGTCGGGGCAAGCCGGCTCGGCGCCTGGACGAGGCCGGCGAGCATCGCCGATTGCGCGAGGGTGAGTTGCTCGGGCTGCCTGCCGAAATAATGGCGCGAGGCGGCGCGCAGGCCGTAGACTCCGTCACCGAAATAGACCGACGACAGGTAGCGC contains:
- the cmk gene encoding (d)CMP kinase, yielding MPSPSLVIAVDGPAASGKGTIARGLARHYGLPHLDTGKLYRAVALSLLRWGGDPDSEFAALRACEDIANLMDDPELKSEMVGGIASRVSAYPAVRVALLERQREFAGSEQGAVLDGRDIGTVIAPDATAKLFVTAAIDERARRRHAELTTAGLPVHLEDILIDLKARDERDAGRDAAPLLMADDALLLDTSAMSPAEALAEAIRLVETRLAT
- a CDS encoding TIGR02300 family protein, which encodes MVKPEWGAKRTCPKCATRFYDLGKDDPVTCIECGTTFVPEPVLKSKQPMPFEQAAVAAPAGKPDSDLEAEDLALPDEDEEPSADDEVDLSTGDDDLGVERQNDEEENN
- a CDS encoding Flp family type IVb pilin, giving the protein MTTFTNMLRNEDGATAIEYGLIAALIAVAAITALTSIGGNLNKTFTNVGDNLNKTA
- a CDS encoding Flp family type IVb pilin codes for the protein MTNFIKMLNNEDGATAIEYGLIAALIAVAAITALTSIGGNLNKTFTNVGANLNKTA
- a CDS encoding transglycosylase domain-containing protein, encoding MADRDSPWQRDGRNVEDLPDPFAEPLFGGATPTVKRRHWWQRDTARPIAVERPVVTSVEAPSTTWLDRSERAAFFRNGGAEPPPPPLPPEPSVDAAPRRPWLRWGAMVFGALLLITLLWLIVTAPLGRALEPLPNPAMLIVSSEGRPIARRGSIKEAPVEIAKLKPFTPGAFVAIEDRRFYRHWGIDPRAIGRAMVANFQAGGVRQGGSTLTQQLAKTSFLSSDRAMKRKAQEVIIAFWLEGWLTKDEILSRYLSSVYFGDGVYGLRAASRHYFGRQPEQLTLAQSAMLAGLVQAPSRLAPTRNLAGARKRAALVLAAMRDTGAITPAQARAALAAPARPVRRTQKVPTGTYFADWMAPQAADAFETDFGEVKVVSTLDADLQRLASRAVGNAALGPGVQAALVAMRPDGRVVAMVGGRSYKESSFNRATQARRQPGSAFKLFVYLAALRSGYRPDSIVQDKPITIDGWSPANSDGVFRGPVTLQQAFARSSNAATVRLSEEVGRAQVLRTARELGISTPLPDSPSVALGTAGVSLLELTSAYAAVASGRYPIKATGLPPSPAAAQTRDFTATLFGSGGGRLDEGRDWRPMLDLLWAAANEGTGRKAALATPTFGKTGTSQDNRDALFVGFAGDLVVGVWVGRDDNKSLGKKVSGGTTPAQIWRNFMAPALSVDGRSASALPSGYKTPRRASGPNPQNAPIMDNIETWFERLSAAADSFLSESR